One window of the Cryptomeria japonica chromosome 7, Sugi_1.0, whole genome shotgun sequence genome contains the following:
- the LOC131058506 gene encoding 2-oxoglutarate dehydrogenase, mitochondrial translates to MYEEQLIQSGQLSKEEIDALHSKVNSILNEEFVNSKEYVPNRPDWLSVYWTGFKSPEQLSRRRNTGVKPEILKNVGKAITTLPKIFNPHRAVKRIFDQRLQIIEKEEGVDWAIGEALAFATLLVEGNHVRLSGQDVERGTFSHRYAVVHDQETGARYCPLDHVVMNQNEEMFTVSNRYVAIFN, encoded by the exons ATGTATGAAGAGCAGCTAATTCAATCAGGGCAGTTGTCAAAGGAAGAAATTGATGCTTTGCACTCTAAAGTCAATTCAATTTTAAATGAAGAGTTTGTTAACAGTAAAGAATATGTGCCAAACCGACCAGATTGGTTGTCAGTATATTGGACTGGCTTTAAATCACCAGAACAGTTGTCTCGTAGACGCAATACAGG GGTCAAACCAGAGATATTAAAAAATGTTGGGAAAGCTATAACTACTCtaccaaaaatattcaatcctCACAGAGCTGTAAAGAGGATTTTTGATCAACGTTTACAAATAATTGAAAAAGAAGAAGGTGTTGATTGGGCTATTGGTGAAGCACTTGCATTTGCAACACTCCTAGTAGAGGGCAATCATGTGAGATTGAGTGGCCAGGATGTTGAAAGAGGTACTTTCAGTCACCGGTATGCAGTTGTTCATGACCAGGAAACAGGAGCAAGATATTGTCCTCTAGACCATGTTGTCATGAACCAAAATGAAGAGATGTTTACTGTGAGCAATAGGTATGTAGCAATCTTCAACTAA